In Montipora capricornis isolate CH-2021 chromosome 4, ASM3666992v2, whole genome shotgun sequence, a single genomic region encodes these proteins:
- the LOC138044447 gene encoding E3 ubiquitin-protein ligase TRIM71-like: protein MDIKAFLDNIHEHVCCPVCMTRFTNPKQLPCLHSFCLHCLQRIQQTSGIRDTISCPECRQNFRIPGNGDLNAFPTNFRINSLLDALPVTECNTIGIKCGNCDKTSAESAYCFTCCSFWCDDCLPLHNRIKTFKEHHALALKDFRDEDFETILKQPTLCGKHEKKKQKFFCQVCNIAICNACALTDHDGHAKIVLEDAAKERKSRVNAAIELKKRRALEKMTRITKIDENCNSIQEQAAGVKRDVQQFADTCIAAIEAQKNHIFDEVEDEMREALQLLREQRLEIEEEVKKQEADIEKTQMILKRSTNSQIMQPHEFLDKIVQEKVEEEDSADCDIEHVFTFKRNEKLFNDLKVQLIGFISKTRSKTSSADGKGITEVTVGLEAEIVVTTRNARKEQCYQEHDRVTLEMRNREGCDSAIKFQIQDNKDGTYKLRYFAKETGTCQASVKVNGGHVRGSPFEVEVKRRQFRPVLSFGEQGSDAGMVSSPWGVAVNDKDEIAVSEVGNHRVQIFARNGTHLRSFGKNGNQQGEFNFPAGIAFHDNKIIVADLSNHRIQLFSDEGHYLNQFGGKESRDHQFQRPYGLSIDSDGSIIVADCDNRLIKIFSRDGRFLRSIGTEGSFIDPFHCIQHDNFLIVSDKGDHSIKVFNMEGIFLYKFGKQGKGDGELNNPGCLSVDIAGHLLVCDRSNHRVQVFKLSGKFVTKFGAKGTREGEFNCPVSTAVLSDGKIIVTEFNNHRVQIFE, encoded by the coding sequence ATGGATATCAAAGCCTTTCTAGACAATATTCATGAACACGTTTGTTGTCCTGTATGTATGACAAGGTTCACTAATCCAAAGCAGCTTCCTTGCTTACACAGTTTTTGCCTTCATTGCCTGCAAAGGATTCAACAAACGAGCGGAATTCGAGATACTATTTCATGCCCCGAGTGTAGGCAGAATTTCAGGATCCCTGGAAACGGTGATCTTAATGCTTTTCCAACAAACTTTCGCATCAACAGTTTGTTGGATGCTTTGCCTGTCACAGAGTGCAATACAATCGGCATCAAGTGTGGAAATTGTGACAAAACAAGCGCCGAATCTGCGTACTGCTTCACTTGTTGTTCGTTCTGGTGTGATGACTGCCTCCCTCTGCATAACCGGATAAAAACATTCAAGGAACACCACgctttggctttgaaagactTTCGAGACGAAGACTTTGAGACCATTTTAAAGCAGCCAACACTTTGTGggaaacacgagaagaaaaaacagaagttcttCTGTCAGGTTTGCAATATAGCTATTTGCAACGCTTGTGCTCTAACAGATCACGACGGTCACGCTAAGATTGTTTTGGAAGATGCCGCAAAGGAACGCAAATCGAGAGTCAATGCAGCAATTGAATTAAAGAAACGAAGAGCGCTGGAGAAGATGACAAGGATCACGAAAATTGATGAAAACTGCAATTCAATTCAAGAACAAGCCGCAGGAGTGAAAAGGGATGTGCAGCAGTTTGCCGACACTTGCATTGCCGCCATTGAAGCGCAAAAGAATCACATCTTTGATGAGGTGGAAGACGAAATGCGAGAAGCGTTGCAGCTTTTAAGAGAGCAAAGGCTCGAGATTGAAGAAGAAGTGAAAAAGCAAGAAGCAGATATCGAAAAAACCCAAATGATTTTAAAGCGGAGCACAAACTCTCAAATCATGCAGCCCCATGAATTTTTGGACAAAATAGTTCAGGAAAAGGTTGAAGAAGAAGATTCAGCGGACTGTGACATCGAACATGTCTTCACCTTTAAAAGGAACGAAAAGTTGTTTAATGATCTAAAAGTCCAACTAATAGGTTTTATCAGCAAAACGAGATCGAAAACCTCGAGTGCTGACGGAAAAGGGATCACTGAAGTAACTGTTGGACTTGAAGCTGAGATTGTTGTAACAACAAGGAACGCACGAAAAGAACAATGTTACCAAGAACACGACCGCGTGACATTGGAAATGAGAAATCGTGAAGGTTGTGACAGTGCGATTAAGTTTCAAATCCAAGACAACAAAGATGGCACTTACAAGCTCCGCTATTTTGCCAAAGAAACCGGTACATGTCAGGCATCCGTGAAAGTCAATGGAGGACATGTTCGTGGCAGCCCTTTTGAGGTTGAAGTCAAACGCAGACAGTTCAGACCTGTGTTATCCTTTGGAGAACAGGGTTCGGATGCTGGAATGGTTTCCAGTCCTTGGGGGGTAGCAGTGAATGACAAAGATGAGATTGCAGTGAGTGAGGTTGGTAACCACAGAGTACAGATATTTGCCAGAAATGGAACTCACTTAAGATCGTTTGGTAAAAATGGTAATCAGCAGGGAGAGTTTAACTTTCCTGCTGGGATAGCTTTTCATGATAATAAGATTATAGTGGCAGACCTTAGCAACCACCGAATTCAACTGTTTAGCGATGAGGGTCATTATCTTAATCAGTTTGGAGGAAAAGAAAGTCGAGATCACCAGTTTCAGCGTCCTTATGGCCTGTCAATTGACAGCGATGGGAGCATTATTGTCGCCGATTGTGATAACAGATTAATCAAAATCTTTTCACGCGATGGTCGGTTTTTGCGCAGTATCGGTACTGAAGGCTCTTTCATCGATCCCTTTCATTGTATCCAACACGACAACTTTCTTATTGTGTCAGACAAAGGTGATCACTCTATAAAAGTCTTTAATATGGAGGGAATATTTCTTTATAAATTTGGAAAGCAGGGGAAGGGGGACGGGGAGTTAAATAACCCTGGCTGCCTGTCAGTGGACATAGCAGGACATCTGTTAGTTTGTGATAGATCGAATCACCGAGTGCAGGTGTTTAAACTCAGTGGAAAGTTTGTAACTAAGTTTGGAGCAAAAGGGACAAGGGAAGGAGAGTTCAATTGCCCAGTTTCTACAGCAGTCCTTAGCGATGGTAAAATAATTGTCACCGAATTTAATAACCATCGTGTTCAGATTTTTGAATAG